The following is a genomic window from Solanum stenotomum isolate F172 chromosome 4, ASM1918654v1, whole genome shotgun sequence.
AAAAGAGCTCGATTGCCTCCTTTTGCATAGACACAAATGCACAAAATTCTCACCTGTGAATAGTTTAAATGCTGTTGGCATACTCCTTTTCTGCGGGATCCAGAAAAGATCTGATTTATTCAGGCTGTAAAACCCTGAATCAATTATTACAGGCCTGGCTCTGTGGTATCTACAAACAGAAATATAACATTTTAGTAAGCTAGACATACTAAATCTCATCAAAAATAGGTTGATTGATCAAATGAAAAGCTCCACATACTCCTTCCATCCAATGTCACTTGTATGCtcaataaaattaagttctctTGGCACGGTCGAAAAAGTATGAAGTAAATCTGTCAAACACAAAATCAATGCACAGGTTCATTAGAAAGATGGTAATCAATGAGCCGGTCTGCACTAATATTACATTGGGCTCTTAGAAGAATTACGAAGCAATGTCCATGTTGGATCCAACAAGTAATTTACTTGTCAGGTGATAGGAGTAGCATAAGAATAATGCTAAGAGTGTTCCACAACAATCCCCTGCACACAAAGGCACCTCCGCTCCCCCAAGCACACACGCAAAAAGGAATCAACCAGTTAGCAATCAGTACACCTCAACTTCAAACTAGCTGGGTGGATACATGGATATTTTGTAGGGTCTATTTAGGTTAATTCTTCTAGTTGATCTGTACACAAATAGCCACCCAATTCACCGTATACATTTCCAAACTGGTATACATAGAATATACACAGTTCTACGCATACTTATAAATGGAATACATATACTTTTCGGCTATTTTAGTTTAACCGGTTGGTTGGACGGTTGTTAAGGttaattcttttttgtatcCATTACATTCTATTTGGGCTCATTTCGTTCTAATAAAACAAACGTTATTTCTAAGGCAAATTAAGATTCTCTAAAATCTCACATTTATATTTACACGAATATACAAGTCTTTCCTCAATGAACCAGTTCCTGTACTTGTAAAAAATGTGAGCTGCTTAAAACAACTTCGGATCAATGTCAAGCGTGGATCCAAAAAAGTTACTAATTTATTGTAAAGGAATTCAATCAATGTATCAATCAAGTACACCTCGTTGGTGTTTCAACACACCTCAATTCAAAACTAGCCGGTGGCTACATGAAATTTTGTGTCCATCACATTTATTTTGGCTGCTCATCTTATTTGATTACTCAAGGATTtgttatttaaggaaaataaggATTATCTTAATTCCCACACTTATATTTACACAAACCTACAAGTATTGTTTCAAACTAAAACGAGTCTTGACGAGTACCTGGGCTGAAGTAAGAGCAATAACAACTAGTAAGTCTCAATTCTCTTATAGTTAAATTACTGGCTTACTGCACTTCATGCCACTTCATCGACTGGAATCCTCTTTTTCACTACTATTTCAACTTTCACCACCACAAATGGCCAAGCATAACTGTCACCATAATTCTCACTACCACTTATAATGGAAGCATCTATACAGATTTGAGACTGAAGAGAACTAGTTGGGTCGCCTATCattaaacataaaagaaaggcAGCAATAGCAAGCAAATACCGCAGTTATTCAATTCGAAAACCAAGAATCTCAGCAAATGAAAGTGATATTCAAATATTAAGCAAATGCTCCCAACTAGTCCAGAAAAGGATACTCACTAGCAAACACACAGAAAAGGGCAAAGATATAATAAACAGATtccaaaaaatagtttttaactACATAAAGCACTAAGATTAACGAACCATTCCCACTCACCACCTCCCTTAAGCAAAATACCAGCAGCATGAAGTGCATTACTAACCATAGTAGGTCCTCTATAAGTAACCAAATCAGATCTCACCACTACTCTCACAAtttcaacttcaacaaacaAAGTTACCCTACAAAGTTCACCAACTCTAGTTGGCATTGTCtgtgttaaaaataaaagaaaggaaGCAATAGCAAGCAAGCACCACATTTATTCAATCTGAATACCAAGAATCTCAAGCAAATGAAAGTAAGATTGAAATATTAAACAAATGAAGTAAACACatgaaaaagatatatataagataattttaaccatgtataaatagtacaATTTTCCACTGAAGGGTTCTGAACCCCCTCAGCTCTACCTACTCCACACCTGGTCCCAACTAGCTCCGAAAAGGATACTCACTAGCAAACACACAGAAAAGGGAAAAGATAGATCAAAAAGATTACAAGAACTAGTTTTTAACTACATACCATCTTGTGTCACCAAAGGATAATCAGAAGCACTAAGATTAATGAACCAATCCCACTCACCACCTTCTTTAAGCAAAATAGCAGCAGCATGAAGTGTATTACTAACCATAGTAGGTCCTCTATAAGTAACCAAATTAGATCTCACCACTACTCTCACATTCCCAACTTCAACAAATAAAGGTTCCCTTTTTACAAAGTTCACTAACTCTAATCTCTCATCAGCTGGTGCTTCAAGGTCTAAATGTACAACATACTGGTTCAATGGATGGTACAAAGCCTTTAATGTCCTCTTTAAGCTCTCCCCATCTCCACTTGAACCAGAAATCAAATATGCCAATTTGGGTATTGTTGAAATAGGTCTAGTAGAAGGTATGTGTAGTTTAGATTCAACAAAGATTGGAACTTTAGCTTTAATGGATGATTTCTGAAATGGGGTTTTAGTTGAAAGAGTGAAAATGATTAAGAAAAAAGAGATTAAAAGGGCAAAAGCTAAAGGAACCATCCATTTAGTTTTCTTTATGGTAAGTTCCATTTTCTTGATCTGCTATGTCAAGATTCTATATTGTTCTTTGAAAATAGTATTAGTACTACCATTATTGACCTTTGTTGTTCTTGCTTTtcacttgaaaaaatattttgtcactgtTCATAGAAAGTTGTAAAAAGGCATTTTTGTTGTATAACAAATCTTGTTTAATTCTCTAAACATGGTGATTAATGGAGTTGGTGGACCCCACCACCAACACAATTGTAATGAAAGGAATAATCTCTCTCTTTTTAAGGGAAAGATATTATTCTATGATCATGTTCTTAATATATTCTAGTTCAAGAAATCATTTATCTATAGAATAGAAGTTATTTTAGTAATACCAGTCTCGAGTTTGAGTTTTAGATATCTCTTTTAAAAGGAAAGATTCTTATTCTATGATCATGTTCTTAATATATTCTAGTtcaagaaatcatttttctatagaatagaatttttttgttgCGAGTGAAATATCTAAATGAGTCCAGTAGTAATGTGACTTGAATTTAGTGAAAGCtccaagaatggtggaaaaagaataacaaaatggaaaaatccttttggccaagaaatttggccagaatgatattttatctatgttattttattttttaaaatatttttacccttttaactttaatattttttaactaaaaatgaaaaaagatcaatttattttaaaataaaaaatattatagtttttaaaaatttttgaCCAAATTTTATGGCCATTTAGCACTTTCCtaacaaaattattttagtgAGAGGTTTGAAGGTGAATTTtggtatatttatttttattgaaagattaaagaGAAGTAATAATAAAGTTAAATCTAGTGTTGGtgattatcttcttttttttaatttttgggacGTATAATATGCGTGAAAGTAATAATATTGTTGGGTTTGAGTAGCattaaattttttctataataatgttgttttaattgttatattgaattattattataaaaatagatataatGTAACATAATATGAGTAATCACTTTTAACAAAAACTTGACCGtcatggttttttttttgtaatttttataatttaatttaattttaaaaattaattaaattcaccttaaaaataaaatgtgacaattattttaaaacgtATCTGACGGGAAGTTTTAGTGAAAGGGTAGTTTATGATGTTGATGTACATGTAAATGATGTAATCAATTTTAGGACCCTCATTTACGCCATGactttaaatttataataatttgggatatttttttattattattattaaaaagaaagaatggtgccttcatttatgatttttgacttatattCAACTCCCTCGTCTTCAATTTTGTAACACAAATTATTCAATGCACAATTAAAATGACACCAATTAAAGGTCATAAACATAGCTAATTTCTTTGGTTGTTGGGGTTACCATCACCCTTTTTagacttttatttataaaatatgaaatatattattattaatattagtatttataaaaaaaaaaaatcacatattaattaatgttttgtataaaataataaattatctctaaaaattttaattttaaaagctaaaaaatgaatatttatttttaattttgatacaAGTAAAATTACACGGAGGAagtaatattactatttattagAAGTGAGAATTGAGGTGTACCAACACTGCACTATTAAATTGTACAAAAGGGATCATGAATTGTACTATATATGTTTGGCCTACTTTATTGTTGAATCAACATGTGGATTGCATGTGTTTCAATATTTTAGATACAAATAATTCCCTACAATTTTCAATGTCTTCACTATTCcaattctctcttttttttattttactcctatttagaaatgggagtttggGAGGACCAATATTGCACTAAAGAGTTGGACTAAAAGCTATAGAAATTGTACATTGAGGCCCACCAAAAAGATGAactattctttttttctactttccattctccccttttactctctttagtttatctttcatcttaaagttttcatacatctttaaaatattttgaattattaattattatgaattataatgttttgatttttgcatagtttacaaatatataaatttcattttaaaaaaatcgaagatatcatacgcaaatttatggtcaaacttaaactatttgattcttgagaaataaaaagtgtcacataaaatgggacagacgaaggataactctcaattaaatttatttcactttttagtttccatttttaacataatttttgaagttggatttGTAGGAATTCTATAGTAGACCCatttaaatttgacttttttgttttaaattagagaACTTGGCCGCACTTCGCACgatcattaaaattaaatatttttgattaattttatatttactctgttgtttaatcgtaatattattatttgttttaataatatgaagattgtgaaaaaaataaagcttcacaaattttacatctattaaatgaggaagaatatattttttatcaaataagttaaaatatatttgctaataacaaattcttccattgcatgaagttgatcctttaatatataatatatattccggtgtaccattctccttaaatgtctaagaaatatctcataatgtcaaataacactgtaatactccctctgtccctaattacttgtccacttttaaattgacacatttattaagaaatcaattaatgacatagtgagtttatcattttacccctattaattatgaagtagatgaaaagttctgcaattttcaaagtaattagtcatttaattgagggtataataggtaaaaaaatattctttcttgatttgtcaaaatggacaagtaattagagacaactataaaaggaaaagtaaacaagtaattagggacagagggagtactaaacaaatgcatcaacaaatgaaatttatattaaaaatatattgaataatgacgtaatgataccttaatagaatttcctattcattttaaaaaaaaaaaccttcaccctttcaatttcgttatatcttcttatttagtagaagaatcatcatttattatattctactccaccttaatttgtaccatcagagttttaagaataaacattaaattttaaatcgaaataaaaaatcattgaaaaatgacagaaaaaataataatagtatatgaaaattaaaataaggtgcaagaaaagccttttcacgataattttttgaaatatattgataacaattaaaatgaagctgttattttatctttaaaattaagtttgattgaattgaattagtacaatgagaaaaaatattaaactaataactttttaatgttattaaatgcattttatttttaattgagtagtagattaaaagttccgaattaggatattaaaataatatcttactctctccttaattattatggtattgcaaacatttattttccttaaatggtgattcattttccatttacagttatatccaattaatttctaatgtattgaatgtggttatgggatattgaaataatatctttatctttccttaatcataataaaattataatttaacatttatttttctgaaatgataattttgttttaattcctagaacatattgtttactatattgaatgtaattataataaaacatattgtatttagtatgacaaaagaactcaaaaattggagaaattagataaatagtaatcttagcttctaagaaatgtcacatcatcatttacatatccaactttatatatataaaagagttaaaaaagaaaaaataagtgatttaagaaaattatataaataacattaatgatgagatgaagattaagaaaaaacgtcaaataaattagtagtattgatgatgataaaagttaaataaatcattttttctattatttaaatttttaacataaattttccaatcttttaaaaataaaaattaaaaaaaaaatcgaggcaataattattttaaagaaaaatataaccaaaattgtcagaaaaaattgataaaaataaataagtatctattactaagaatggtgtcactacattttctattttaactttattgttacatatggatagaaacttttagaagaagaaatgatccaaaaatttaaaaataatgattccttaaatggtgattccttttccatttacagcttttcaattaatttttaatgtattatatatggttatggatattggaataataattttatctttccttaatcataataaattatattttaacctttgtttttgtgaaatgataattttcttttcattcgtacaacatattgattaatatattaaatgtaattataataaaacatgttgtatttagtatgacaaaagagttcaaaattttaaaaaattaaataaataataatcctaacttctaagaaatgacacatatatatatatatatatatatatctaagaaaatgatataaattacattaatgatgaaatgaagattaagaaaagaagtaaaacaaattaataataatattgatgatgataggagttaaataaatcattttttattttttgtaaattttcaatataaatttttcagtcttttaaaattagaaaatgctaaaaaaaaaaaactaaaactaaaaatcgaggcaacaattattttaaggaaaaaataacaaaaaatgtcagaaacattgataagaataaataagtatctattgcTAAGAAGGTGTCATcccacattttctattttagctttattattacatatagatagaaactttaagatgaagaatgatccaaaaaattttaaaataacaaatcaattatgtaaaaatacatgtgtaattcttataaagttataataactaatttcttcaaatgaataattaaatgaaagaaaaaaaagtaattaagaaaataatataaataacactaattatgagattaatagcattgatgaggaaaggaactaaatatgatcatctttttaaattcttttttaagaaaatatatataaactttaattaaagataaataaataaaaaaaaactttaaagatacaaaaaatcaacacaaaataaaagaagaaagaaattagaagaataatgaCGTTGAcagaaataatatctaattttctctcttttcaaatcacaaaatcaatttttgcttgttctcctcctaatttgatacgaattccataaatagaatgattttttctccaaatatttcttcttaccctttgaaacactaatcagccttcttataaatttgttaaccacaatgaattttctctccttgtaggaggaataaacattttttcaaaaagtcttttattttgaaaagaactttttgttacataatctctttctttacatcaatgtcttcacaagaatcatgagatattctctctttctcttttgttaaaaaagttACATGACCTAGAAATTTGATGGACATCTTAGCGACAGAAGTTGATATCATATATTGATCATCATCATcgtcagaagaagaagagtcaaagtgaagaaatttgtttttatttgttacaaatggtcaactatttttttaattttataggctaaataattataaacagttatgaaaaatgaatagtttttatcttttcatcttccattttcatttacttaaatCTATATTAGTGTATTGGATGTTGTAAAGGGCATAATTAATCGGGTATGatataaacactttttttttaaaatacaaataagaaatacagaacaaagataaaatgtcaaaaaaaggagaaaaaagatgaatagaAATACTGGTCATAGAGATGTCGCATCAGATTGTctatattcagctttatatatacatatataggttcatgcccttagatgttattttattactttagctGGCATCGACATTTTTGTAAATCTGATAT
Proteins encoded in this region:
- the LOC125862863 gene encoding beta-glucuronosyltransferase GlcAT14B-like, with amino-acid sequence MELTIKKTKWMVPLAFALLISFFLIIFTLSTKTPFQKSSIKAKVPIFVESKLHIPSTRPISTIPKLAYLISGSSGDGESLKRTLKALYHPLNQYVVHLDLEAPADERLELVNFVKREPLFVEVGNVRVVVRSNLVTYRGPTMVSNTLHAAAILLKEGGEWDWFINLSASDYPLVTQDDLLHTFSTVPRELNFIEHTSDIGWKEYHRARPVIIDSGFYSLNKSDLFWIPQKRSMPTAFKLFTGSAWTMLSRPFMEYLLWGWDNLPRIVLMYYANFLSTPEGYFHTVICNAEEFRNTTVNHDLHFISWDNPPKQHPHVLTLKDYKNMVDSNASFARKFRRNEPVLDKIDSELLGRKVDGFVPGSWFDGGDANSTISQYILRNITSLRPGPGAQRMKSLISSLLSEKDFSSKHCI